ttttgctagAGCTACTGAAATGTCCAAACTCCACAAAATTTGGCACACACTTCACGCACATGAGCATCTGGgttcataaaagaattcagaattgTTTTACTATTTTAAATGAATTTACTGTTCTCCCTCCCGAGAGCCAAAACACCGCGTCCCCTATTCAGATtctgttttgattttttttgtcgAAGTGAAAAGGCTGtaaaaacagaagcaaaaccacgaAGGACCACTAAAAGAGATGGCTCTTGCCCTACTCACCACCAGCAAGCcagggggagaggggaggggccAACGATGAGATCTGGCGTGGGAGCAAGGCCACTTCAAAATATggttaaagaaaaaaagaaaaaaaagagataaTGAATTCCTAATCTACCCCTGGCTGTCTCACTTGTTGTCGTTAAGAGGCGGGCACTCCGCAGCAATTCCCCATTTCCCGCCTCCCCCTTCCGCCATCTCCCGCGTCTTCTCCTCCCCCAAACCCCCAAACCCTAGAGCCCCCCTCGAAGTCCCACCCCCGCCACCGCCACCGGATCGACAGCTACCCATGGCTCTCAAGCAGAAGGGGAGCGACGCTGCCGCCGCCGACACCGGCAAGCGCCGCCGCGTCGGCTTCGCCGGCATCGGTAGGCAACCCCGGCTTTCCCCCACATCCTCTCTCGATTCGTAGATTTGGTTCTCGAGGTCGGGGTTCGTGCTCGGTCTACGGCCTAGTGTTCTTGCGAGCGTATTGTTAGATTCAGGCGCGCTCCCGCGTAGGCTCGCAGACACGCACACGGGCCTGGTGTCTGTGCCGCTGGATTCGTGTTCCGCTGAATTCAGACGGAGTGGCCTTTCTTCTCTGAGGAATGTGCAGTACCAatgcttttttttttccttttgatttTGTTCTGCGCCAGTCAACAGGGGAAGTGAACTTGCCAACATATTTAGTTTCGACACTGGACAGTTCTGTGTGGTGAATACCGATGGGAAGTTGCGCATTCCTCAAGCATTTTATTTCGTACTTATGGAGTTGCTGAACTGGTTATTTTTTGCATGGTTACTTTCAGCATGTCAAAGGATTAAGAGGGGCACTGCACATTGCGTGAGAACTTCATATCCTCGTTAGTTTGCATACGAAATCGCTAGCTGTTTGACCTGTTAATTATGGTGATGAGTGGTACAATAAACTGTTTAATTGTTCATGATTGTATTGGCCTGTAGAAACAGGGAGAGCAGTCACTCCATTTTTATTGTATTGGGCTTGTAGAGCCATCGTTTACATTTGTTACTCATGATGCAGTCGTGTTCATTCTCCGATGTGCATTTCAGCCAGTGGcggacccggggggggggggtgccatgGCATCCCCTCCAAAGTACAACATTTTATTTTAGCCTTACTAATTAGGCTAACATGTGTCTATTAGCAGTGGCCAAATGCAGGTGTGTTAGGTTGGCACCCCCCCTACGATGCCTTTCTAGATCGGCCACTGATTTCAGTGCTTCTAGGTAATTTGTTTTGTATAGGTACATGACCAAATTTAATGTTATCTCTTTTTACATGTTCAACAGATGCTGGAACTGAAGCGAATGAATGCATGCAAGTGTTTCTTGGTATGATGTTGCTTTCCTTAGTCCCATCTGGTCTGCAGTATCTCGGCAGCAAGCATTAGTCTCTACTTTCTAGTTCCTGTTGTGCAATATCAAACTATCTTACATAGCTTGGAATTACAGAGGGAATTTTGTAGCAGTAAATAGTCTATCTTCATTGAGGAGAAAAATACAAGCATCTTTAGTGTACCAAAAGTTCATGTGAAAAACATTATATAGTGCAAGAATGGCATTTTTCACCATTTCATGTAACATCATTCTAAATTACGAGCCTTTCATATCTAGTTGCAAAATTTAATTAACTGCAATAAAGCAAAGAACTATGCCTGCAGGGTTTCAAACTAGGCTTAACGAATATATAATCTTGTTATTTTTGGCTTCTTCAGATCCTTAATGTATTTTGTTATTGGCATTACTACAGCAAGAAACCCTGACGAGGTGGGCTCAGCAGACAGCACTCCCATTGAGCCATTTGACCTAAACCATTTCTTCGGTGAAGATGGCAAGATATATGGCTACACAAATCTCAAGGTAGAAAGCAAAGTTATGATTTCTTATCTGTAGATAGTCTTAACGATAAAAAAAGGCTCTTCAACCCATGATATTTTTATTTCAATGTTTAAGTTTCACATGCTTGTAGTTTGCAATACGGGATGCTATTTGTTTATGTCTGATATATCACTTGGTGCAGATCAATGTGTGGATaagtgctatatcatttcatgcatatgCCGAGATTTCATTCCAGGAAACATCTGATGTGAGTACTATTTTGCAAGTATTGGTTATTCTATTGTGATATTTTGAGACTTCTATAAGAAATTCCATCTGTCATGAATTGTAACTTTGCCTACAGAACCTCAGATAATTTGTATACTTGTTACCCCAGTCATTACCATTTATTGCAATGTGTTTCTTAATTTTAACCCCATGTAATTTTATTTCATCATAAGAGTATCCGAGTATGTATGGTTAGTGGCTACCAGTATATATTTGTTATGACTGAGTATGTATGCTTGggtgagagtagtactaggatgggtgacctcctgggaagtccttgtgTCGCACTCTCTTTTTAATGAGTTGGCtgtgagatcttatgggtttcacctctagccttgtttgggactaaaggctttgttgttgttgttgacctAAACCTGAAGCATTTCGTTTTTATCTGCTAAAAATACTTGCTGAATTACTGTAATAGCATGCTGTGTTTAATATGCTTTATAGCTGGCACCTCCTGTTCCATTTGCAACCGTCATGGAATATGATGTAGCTATTTTGATGCTGCTATTTAATAGCATGTACTCCCTCTataacttaatataagacgtttttagaCACTATGACAgtgtcaaaaacgtcttatattaagttacAGAGGTAGTATTTGCCATCCTTTTACATGATTTCACCAGAATGGAATCAACACCACTACAACTTCAATTTCAGTAATGTTTTCTGTCTGTACGAATGACTCAGTGACTTAATCCTGGatttgaaacttcacttgttttgtaTTTGTCAGTAATGGCAACTAAGCATTTCCTGATTTTCTCAAGCTATCAAATATCATACAATCAACTAAATTTCTTTCAGGGAGGGAAAGGGATCACAGATCTAAAGCCCGCCCTTCAGGTAAGATCTGCCTGTTTAGAATATCTGTTGTAATTAAAGAAACTAACACGTGCATGATCTAAGACTCATTTATTCTTTTTGACAGAACATTTTTGGGGAAAACCTAGTAGAAAAAGATGAATTTCTGGAGGCATTCTCAAAGGAATGCCAGTGTATCAGGTACCTTCATTTGTAGAGCTCGGCCATAGATCATTTCTTTACTGCTTCTGGAAGCAGGCAGAACTTATTTCAAACTTCTGCAGTGATGTCGTGACGAATGGTAATTCCATTAAACCTGATGCATCAGGTGAACATGATCTGTCAGTTGAGGTAGGTATTTTTGTTGTCCCGTTGCGTGATTGATGCTTTTTGTTAACTTAGTTATGAATTCAGCATACAAACTGAAGTCCTTAAAAATACATGTTTTCCTATCGAGTGCTATTACTTAATACTAAGATGCAATTTTTGCATCGATGCTTCTAAAAGGTAAAGGTTAATGTAATTGTGAGAATGAATGGTTATGTGGTTTAGGTCGTGTACTTTCATGACAGTTTGCATTCAAGCCATTGCCATTCTTAGGGGTTGCACATGTACTGAAATTGATCTGCTTTTCTATTGTCAGATTGTTcgagttgaactccaaggtgctgcTGCATACCTTTATTCACGTTTGGTATCACTTGTTCTGCTTCTGGTTGAAGGTAACTGAAAGTTTTAGAGTATAGTGGTTGGTTATATTTGGAACCCTTTTCTAACATCATCGCACTCTAGGTTCCACACCTATAGATATCACGGAACATGGATGGGAAATGCTCCTTATAGTGAAGAAGGCAGAGCTTGAGTCATCTGCTTCAAAATTTCAGTTGCTAGGCTTTGCAGCTGTCCACCATTTTTATCATTACCCTGAGAGCACTCGCTTGCGTATCAGTCAGGTTGGTATTGCAGCTTTTACCGTCTATTTCTTTATGTGTCTGCATTGTTGTTTAAAGCAAGCTCATATACATTTTGTTATTTCCAATGTTCGAACCGACTTGAACATAATTGCATAACCTGATTTTTGGAAAATAAAGTTGGTTTTGGACTCTACTTTGGATGTTGGCTGATATGTTTCTTTTACTTTAATCAGATACTGGTCTTACCACCTTATCAGGGTGAAGGGCACGGCCGTCTTCTTCTTGAGGCAATCAATTCTATTGCAGAATCCGAGAACATGTATGACGTAACTATCGAAGACCCTTCTGATTACCTGCAGTATGTACGTTCGTCCATCGACTGTCTCCGTCTCCTCACCTTTGAGCCAATCAAGCCTGCACTTGGTGCTATGGTCTTGTCTCTAGAGCAGACCAACCTGTCTAAAAGAACTCGCAGTTCGATAATGGTTCCGCCGTCCGACCTGGCCGAGACCGTGCGGCAGAAGCTGAAGATCAACAAGAAGCAGTTCCTGCGGTGCTGGGAAATTCTGATCTATCTACACCTTGACGCCGAAAACCTCAAGTGCATTGACAACTTCAGGGCCTGCATCTACGACCGCACCAAAGGTGAGCTACTCGGCGGCGCCTCTGGAACCAACGGGAAGCGGCTCGTCCAAGTGCCCACTAGTTTCGATGAGGACACGTCATTTGCTGTGTTCTGGACAAAGGAAGGCGGGGACGAAGATAATCAGACAGTCCAGCTGCAGCCGGAAGATCTTGCCACTCAGGAGGAGCAGCTAAATGAATTGGTGGACAATCAAATGGAAGAGATTGCTGAGGTCGCCAAGAACGTTGCCTCACGCGGCAAGGATAAATTGGCTGCTTGATGACGTGAGATCTTGTAGCTCGTTGGTAGAAAGTTAGAAAATTTCTTACTGGAGATTATCCTCGACGTGGAGAACTATGCAATGCGGATTTTTTGTTTCGAGAATGTTACATTGTTATACTGTTTCAACTTAGTAACCGTACCAACTTATGTTATTTGAGTGAAAAACAAATAGGAAAGAGTCAATTACACCGGTGGTGCTAGAACTTGACGCAAACGATCATTTTAGTGCTAGAACTTGTGGCATACATTGAACTGGTGTATTAACTTTGCTTAGATGTGCAAATATGGTGTAAATCATGTTCGGTTACAAAATTGACGCTGACTCGACGCACCAGCATGGCATGGGCCCACTGTCAGAGACTAGAAGGCTGAGAGGAGCGCGTGTGGCCTATTTTTTGTGAAAATCCCCTTGATTTCATAAAAGAGCCCATGTCTACGtgtttgttctttttatttttttcgcaTGGGTCCCACCTGCAGTACAGGAAAACTAAATTGAAAAAATGGTCGCCACGTCTCGAACACATGGCCTACAACAAGACTGAATGCGGTCATGTCCACTACACAACTCGTGTTCTGCTTCCTTAGGTCGATATAACAGGGACGCAAACTTGGTGCTCTCGGATCCCCGCGCATCCTATATGCGGTTTTTTTGTTTAGTAATTCAAagaaagttcaaaaaatttcaaatattTTTTGGAATCAAACATTATCAGGTATTGTACTCGTATGAAAAGTTTGGACAAGAAATGATTCATATTGACTTCACGGCAAAAAAGACAAGTTTACGACGACGATATAGCGTGTATAGTACTTGTATATAGCGTTTTTTGCCGAATCTTTGATCCAGGATGCAACGAAAGTCATTCTTTGACGAATATTTTTATACGACTACAATACTTGATCATGTTTAATGCCAAAAAAGATTTGTAATTTTTGGGGTTTTCTTTGAATTACTATTTTCTTTTTGCATATAGGGTGCGCTGGTACCCAGGTTCCCCTTCATATTTTCCGATATAACAGTCCTTAATGTAGTATAAGCAGGACCCCTGTAGGGCCTAAATGGGTTGTTAATAGTGCGTCATTTACCACACACTAGTTATTTTAAGATATACCCCTAAAAAGTTATTTTAATATATTTGTAAAAGTAAGTAATCCTAAAAAAAAGTAAAAGTAGGTAAtaaaaataatgttcaaatatagGTAATAAAAATAATGTTTAAATATTCACGTGTTACAAATATTATACTTTTTCTGTGGGAATATAAATATTATACATAAAGATGATGATTAGTAAATAAAAACTTTTAAATATACACCCATGTATTATATAAAAATGTTTAGTAAATAAGGAAATTTATTTTTTATTAAATAAACATGTTTAATGAGTACAAAACAATTATACATGTGCAGCTTATATTTAAATTAAAAAATGATGAATACAAAATTTACTGAATATTCACTTGTATATAATTTCCACTAATGATTAATATTCATAGAATATCTATAACTTACATAGTAGACAAGATTGAATATTCATACGAACATTGTAAAATTTAAAGTACGAATATTTTGTATTATACAAATGTTGAAATATACACCAAAAATATTTGAAAGTTATTTTGTTTGAATTTATATAATATTTATACTCCAAAATATTTGCAAGTTATTTTTATTACTGAGGTTATAATTTACATACCTTTCAGAAATTTCCAAAAGAAACGAGCAGCTCCAAATGGGCCGCATAGACTGCATGCCcattttttccctaaaaaaagtTATCCATGGAGCAAAAGATGGTTGGACCGATGGAGTGGCTACGGCCGAATTTATGATAACCATAGGTCGCTGGCTCGAGACTCGAAGGAATTGTTTTTCGTGTTATTCTCTTATAAAAAAAATGAAATGTTACTTCTCCAACATCGGCAGGTGCTTTTTTTTGtgagaaataaaaaaaatcaagAAGGTGTCAGGAAAAAAAAGGCCATACGGCCCCTTTCCGTCTTCCTGGCGCTGACAGCGGCCCCCACGGTACTAGTCATCGGCTCGGGTGTACACAAACGTGATTTATACCGTATTTGCACGTCCGAGCCAATTTATTGTACCAGTTCAATGTATGCCACAAGTTCTACCATCAAAATGACCGTTTATGGCAAGTTCTAGCACCACCGATGTAATTGACTCAATAGAAAAAAACGCCAAAACTGCAATATCATTCCAAGCACACAAAATCACTAATTAAGAGCATTTCTAGCCGACCCCTTAAAGGCCTGGGGAACTGTGTTTTTTGTGTGGCTGATTTAGCAGCCCAAAAATCTGGCCCGAGTAGATATCGCAAAAAAGCCTGGATATATGCCTGCGCTTGGCCGATTTAGGGTATCCCTTTCCTTTCTCCCCTCTGCTTCTCCGCCGCAAATCCCACCTCCCTTCCCCCCACCCCCCTCCAGCGATAAATCGACCACCCTTCGGCAGCGTTTTGCTGTTGTTTGCTCGAGCGGATCTTCGCGGCGATGGTGACGCAGGTGCGGGGCGTGGCGGCGGCAAGGGTTTTGGCGATCGTGGTGGAGGCGGCGCCCACGACGGCTTCGTCGTCCGCAAGCGCAGGAACGACGAGGCAGGCGGCTCTGGCCTCCGCCCTCCCGTGTCGGCCAGGCAGAGGGAGGCGCCACGCAGGCGCGACGCCAAGTCCCGTAGCACCGGCGCTCCGGCTTGGGCCAGCTTCCGTCGCCTCGGCGACATCTTCGTTCCGGCACTGCGGCACCATAGGGAGGCAGAGGTCGCATGGTTCAACGCGAAGGAGGCTGCCACAACTGGAGATGTAGCTGCGGCCGCGCGCCTGCCGTCGCTCCTGGAGGTGTTCCAGCTGCAGGACCCTCTGCTCCACACTGATCTACAACACTCTCCACGGCAACGAGCTCCTGCCCAGCCACGACAACAACAGCAGCCATGACGAGGACTCCGGCAACGAGTAGATTTTAAGCTATGCGTTTTCATATTTCGGTTATGTTTAATTATAGTACGTACTAAAAGCTCCCTTACGTTATGCTGTGAACTCCCGTATGTTATACTATGCtatgttggtgggcgtgtggagcacaacgacttcccgactgtctactacaacaagttgtgtccgactccggcgatggaggggcgatgacggcggcgcgccttcggctcgctttagtgctggtagtcgtcgttaggtggtttatggatctggatgtaatttttattatttctggtattcgttgtactgtcatggttgaagatgaatagatcgaaaattttctcgcaaaaaaaaaactcCGGCGTGATGTTTTCAGCGCGAAGTAGTTTGTTTAAATTTGTATCCTATGTGGGATCTATTCTTGCAGCGTGCCGGGCGTCCTGCCAAAACGATTACAGGATACCATAAACAATTTTTTTGGGACGACGGCTTGcgagatctgctagagatgctctaaggagcACTCCTTATAAAGGTCAATCTCAcattcccaggttgcgacaagtgacgcaacatgtgtttttttttcttcgtagattcgtttatttaaaacgttttatctcttaaaccgtgcatccaaatttcgaaccgttttcaccgttggattcctcgcattGAGATCTTtataactagatcccatgttgataggttttgacgaactttttttctcgAAGGGCCAGTGGCCGAATTATATTAGATAGGAAGAAAAGTACATAATACAACCGGGAAGCAGTCTAGGCGGACTAGAGCAGTCTAGGCGGACTAGAGCTGGGACCCAACACAAAATTAGGCGTTCGCCGGCAGGTCGCAAATGCAACCTGCAGCCCGCCACATTCTAATATCTTCCTTAATCAACTCAAGTACCCTGTCTACGGTGCTGGCGACACTATAAAAAATTCTCGCGTTTCTCTCCTTCCATATCCTCTAGTGTATCAGGATAGCGATCGTGTCGAAGTTCCTCCGTAAGGGTTTCGGGATCGCCGCCCTAGCCTTCAGCCACCAGTCTTCCGTGGTGCTAAAATGCTCGCTGGGCACCTCGAAATCAGCCCCGTCCAGGTCCTGAAGCTCCTCCAGAGTTGTTGTGTCAATCTGCAATTTACAAACAAATGCGAGTAGTTTTCCGGCTCCGACATACAAAGAGGGCATGTGCCATTGGATGGCCAACCCCTTCGCTCAAGGTTGTCCACCGTGAGACACTTCCGGTGGACCGCCAACAACATAAAGAACTTGCATCTCGGAGGTGCCTTCGATTTCCATATTGGTCTGGAGTAGGCAAACCGTGTGTTGCCCATGAAGAAGAGTTGATATGCACTCTGGACGGAGAACTGGCCACATCCGAAGTCAGCTTCCATACAAGACGATCATGGGAGTCCGGAGCCAGGACTGTTTCctgaaccaagtcccagacttgaaggTATTGTGCTATGGCAACGAGGGACATCCCTCCGGCAATGTCCTTGATCCAAGATCGGTTGTGGAGTGCCTCTCTGACCGATCTGCCCTTGTCCCTGACAAACGAGTAGAGGGCCGGCGCCATGGTCGCGATTGAGCGTCTGTCTGGAAGCCAACTGTCAGTCCAAAACTTGCCCCTCGCTCCATCACCCAAGGTCATACGGCAAGCAACATCAAACATAGCCTCCACTTCCTTTTCTGTGCTGTCTGGAAGCCATTGCCACGACCTCTCTTCCGAGTCCCGCCTCAGCCACAACCATTTGCATCGCAGGGCCATCCCAAAGCACTTAAGGTTAATGATCCCTAGTCCTCCAAATTCCCTTGGCAAGCAAACCCTTGCCCAAGGCATGAGGCAGTGCCCACCACTAATCTGCTCTTCTCCTTTCCAAACAAACCCTATGCATTTTCTATTGATGATTTTAATGGCCCACATCGGGAGTGGTAGCACAACCATAAAATGAATCGGCAGCGCCATCGGCACCGATCGTGTAAGGGAGAGGCAGCCCGCCGTGGCTAGCATCTTCGGCTTCCATCCTTTCAGTTTTTTGGAAAACTTGTCGATTAGGGGCATCAGATCATGATGCCTACGTCTGAAGATAGACAGTGGCAAGCCCAAGTGCTGAATCGGGAACTGTTGCCGTTTGCATTGGAAGTGGCCCTCGACGGCAACGGCAATGTCGTCCTCACAACGGATGCAAGTGATCGTGCTTTTGTGTAGGTTGATCCTTAGCCCTGACGCCTCCCCAAATAACTTTAGGATCTCCGATATAACTCGCAGGTCCGAGGGCAGTGGTCTGAGGAACATAACTGCATCATTGGCGAATATAGATGTCCTAGGCACCTTGCTTTGACATCCCAGATCAGAGAGTAATTTCCGTTGTGCTGCCCACTGTAGTATGTAGTGGATGGTGTCCATGGTCAGGATGAAAAGAGCTGGCGAAAGGGGGCCGCCATGACGGACTCCTTGACCGAGAGCGAAGGCCTCAGAGAGCTCACCATTGATGAGGACGGAGGAGCAGTGGCCGTGGATAAAAGCCCGTAGATCCAGGCGCACCACCTCGATCCAAAACCCCTTTTTTCTCAAAACCTCCAGGAGAAATTCTAAAGATAGAGTGTCGAAAGCTTTGGAAATATCAATTTTCATGAGTACCGCGATGGTAGATTCTTACAATGTAGCAGCTTAGCAGTGTTGCGCACAAATTTGAAGTTCTCATGGATATTGCGTCTGCTGACGAAAGCACTCTGAGCCTGCGATGTTAGAGCCGATAACAGAGGAGCCAGCCGAACAACTAATACCGTGGCGAAAATCTTCGTTGCACCATGGATGAGGTTAATTGGCCTGAAATCGCTGACGTCCAGAGGATCAATCTTTTTAGGCAGCAACATGAGAATGGAGTTGTTCAGGTCTCCAAAAGAAGCGAGCCGTCCCTCATACAATGCATTCATGATGGCCATGAAATCTGCAGCGATGATCTCCCAACATACCTTGAAGAACATGCCTGTGAAGCCGTCCGTCCCCGGCGCCCTATCGGAGAGCATATCCTGAATGACCCGCTTGACTTCTTCCTCAGTGAATGGGGTTTCCAAGGCACGCGCCTGCTCTGCGGATAGTTGCTGCAAATCAAGAACATCCAGGTTGATTGTGTGTCCATGTTTGGTCGGCTTACCCATCAAGTTACCAAAGAAATCCCTTGCAAGGACCAATTTGTCCTCAACTGATGTGGCTGTCCTGTTGCCCGTTTTAAGATATGGGATAAGG
Above is a window of Triticum dicoccoides isolate Atlit2015 ecotype Zavitan chromosome 5B, WEW_v2.0, whole genome shotgun sequence DNA encoding:
- the LOC119308910 gene encoding probable histone acetyltransferase type B catalytic subunit; the encoded protein is MALKQKGSDAAAADTGKRRRVGFAGIDAGTEANECMQVFLARNPDEVGSADSTPIEPFDLNHFFGEDGKIYGYTNLKINVWISAISFHAYAEISFQETSDGGKGITDLKPALQNIFGENLVEKDEFLEAFSKECQCISDVVTNGNSIKPDASGEHDLSVEIVRVELQGAAAYLYSRLVSLVLLLVEGSTPIDITEHGWEMLLIVKKAELESSASKFQLLGFAAVHHFYHYPESTRLRISQILVLPPYQGEGHGRLLLEAINSIAESENMYDVTIEDPSDYLQYVRSSIDCLRLLTFEPIKPALGAMVLSLEQTNLSKRTRSSIMVPPSDLAETVRQKLKINKKQFLRCWEILIYLHLDAENLKCIDNFRACIYDRTKGELLGGASGTNGKRLVQVPTSFDEDTSFAVFWTKEGGDEDNQTVQLQPEDLATQEEQLNELVDNQMEEIAEVAKNVASRGKDKLAA